A window from Dysidea avara chromosome 2, odDysAvar1.4, whole genome shotgun sequence encodes these proteins:
- the LOC136247088 gene encoding uncharacterized protein isoform X1, which yields MSAIQKAITTNELSRHCRRRTRGADETFKNIEALLLQFTHATDSLGVPVFSKQMVPIWNEEKKHIPCIQDPPSVALYTVTGHIKKGGVELPVFRCARGTTVSNEEVQKIKALWDDLDPYDKRATEVLLKSQPLNLRGHFCGQKRTGHTTTEQMRRCILAGVSVPLSPLKSRVVKAICLLLCTRHNVSTRTSGAGGQKRAYLSKWKLILQDYTAIRARLYNSLDLLEGTNLALYAINQTTLVTHSIR from the exons ATGAGTGCCATACAGAAGGCCATCACAACTAATGAGTTGTCAAGACACTGCAGGAGAAGGACTCGTGGAGCAGACGAGACCTTCAAGAACATAGAGGCTTTGCTGCTGCAGTTTACCCATGCAACTGATTCACTCGGTGTTCCTGTTTTCAG TAAACAGATGGTCCCCATCTGGAATGAGGAGAAGAAGCACATCCCATGTATTCAGGATCCTCCAAGCGTGGCCCTGTATACTGTAACAGGACACATCAAGAAGGGTGGGGTAGAGCTGCCAGTGTTTCGATGTGCAAGAGGCACAACTGTATCAAATGAAGAGGTCCAGAAGATCAAGGCTCTCTGGGATGACCTGGATCCTTATGATAAGAGGGCTACAGAAGTGCTCCTTAAGTCTCAGCCACTGAATTTGAGGGGTCACTTCTGTGGTCAGAAGAGGACAGGTCACACGACCACAGAGCAAATGAGGAG ATGCATTCTCGCTGGAGTCTCTGTGCCATTGTCTCCATTAAAGAGCCGTGTTGTGAAAgcaatctgcttactactgtgCACTAGGCATAATGTGTCAACAAGGACCAGCGGTGCCG GCGGACAGAAAAGAGCCTACCTGTCCAAATGGAAACTAATTTTGCAGGATTACACTGCCATCCGGGCTCGGCTGTACAATTCCCTAGACCTGCTGGAGGGGACCAACCTTGCATTGTATGCTATTAATCAGACCACTTTGGTTACTCACTCTATTCGATAA
- the LOC136247088 gene encoding uncharacterized protein isoform X3, translating into MVPKTTCQHVQLRLEEGLVLVLMLKMSTLFVEYVKAASSQVQREIKVTFEDVFQYVINCWLKDGSKFGAINNKYLLLGLSQLSFFHEPTDLQLFTNSGILRLLGNLLSSQQAQLVAANDDEKNKYVLNERVVLSCSQLLQLIAVRTGHSQ; encoded by the exons ATGGTACCGAAGACAACCTGTCAGCATGTACAGTTGAGATTGGAGGAGGGACTAGTTCTTGTACTCATGCTCAAGATGTCAACATTGTTTGTG GAATATGTGAAGGCTGCATCTAGCCAGGTACAGCGAGAGATCAAGGTGACATTTGAAGATGTGTTCCAGTATGTCATCAACTGCTGGTTAAAGGATGGCTCTAAGTTTG GAGCTATAAACAACAAGTACCTTCTATTGGGGTTATCTCAGTTATCGTTTTTTCATGAGCCAACTGACCTTCAGCTGTTCACCAACTCTGGAATTTTACGGTTGCTAGGCAACCTCCTGTCTAGCCAGCAGGCTCAATTGGTGGCAGCTAATGATGACGAAAAGAACAAATATGTGCTCAACGAGAGAGTGGTCCTCAGCTGTTCTCAACTGCTGCAACTTATTGCTGTGAGAACTGG ACACTCTCAGTAA
- the LOC136247088 gene encoding macrophage scavenger receptor types I and II-like isoform X2 — MKYSFGNNVLLWCADNLTTLLLMLLHLAMDTLDWETAPSGWMMCSVVDMRAPCSNVQLLHLVIIIVLTLKMLVFDVEVDIMHKLSNQFISCLGGGAIDPFTLRLFPNPNTSACILEVYLYGAWGTVCRNGFDQTAANVACRELGYPSGGLVLSSSITFGRGTGPVWLDRVGCHGTEDNLSACTVEIGGGTSSCTHAQDVNIVCGICEGCI, encoded by the exons ATGAAGTACTCCTTTGGAAACAATGTACTACTGTGGTGTGCAGACAACTTGACTACACTGCTACTAATGCTATTGCATTTGGCAATGGATACTTTGGACTGGGAAACGGCACCATCTGGTTGGATGATGTGCAGTGTGGTGGACATGAGAGCACCTTGTTCCAATGTCCAGCTGCTCCATTTGGTGATCATAATTGTGCTCACTTTGAAGATGTTGGTGTTCGATGTGGAGGTAGACATAATGCACAAGTTGAGTAACCAATTTATCTCTTGTTTAGGTGGTGGAGCTATAGATCCCTTCACTCTCAGATTGTTTCCTAACCCTAATACTTCAGCTTGTATTCTAGAAGTTTACTTGTATGGAGCATGGGGTACCGTCTGTAGAAATGGGTTCGATCAAACAGCTGCTAATGTAGCCTGCAGAGAATTAGGCTATCCATCAGGAGGCTTGGTGTTGAGCTCTTCCATTACATTTGGGAGAGGGACTGGTCCTGTTTGGCTAGATAGAGTTGGTTGTCATGGTACCGAAGACAACCTGTCAGCATGTACAGTTGAGATTGGAGGAGGGACTAGTTCTTGTACTCATGCTCAAGATGTCAACATTGTTTGTG GAATATGTGAAGGCTGCATCTAG